In a genomic window of Muntiacus reevesi chromosome 1, mMunRee1.1, whole genome shotgun sequence:
- the LOC136159001 gene encoding olfactory receptor 2AP1-like — protein sequence MGNQTSVIKFILLGLTRDAKLQAVLFPFLLLTYVLSITGNLTIIILTLLDHRLQTPMYFFLRNFSILEISFTSVFVPKMLVNIGTGDKTISFAGCFTQYFFAILLGATEFYLLAAMSFDRYAAICKPLHYTTLMSRRLCIQLVLCSWFSGFLVVIVPHIMTLQLPFCASNVINHYCCDYTVLLHLSCSDTRFIEVIEFVLAAVTLILTLMLVILSYIYIIRTILRIPSAQQRKKAFSTCSSHMIVVSLSYGSCIFMYINPSVEDAATFNKGVAVLNTSVAPLLNPFIYTLRNKQVKIAFKHLVSKIITFSRK from the coding sequence ATGGGAAACCAAACATCAGTGATAAAGTTCATCCTTCTTGGACTGACACGTGATGCCAAGCTTCAGGCTGTGCTTTTCCCATTTCTGCTGTTAACCTATGTGCTAAGTATCACGGGGAACTTGACAATCATCATTCTGACCCTGCTGGACCATCGCCTTCAGACTCCTATGTATTTCTTCCTCCGGAATTTCTCTATTTTGGAAATATCTTTTACCTCTGTCTTTGTTCCCAAGATGTTAGTCAATATTGGAACTGGAGACAAGACGATCTCCTTTGCTGGTTGTTTCACTCAGTATTTTTTTGCCATCCTTCTGGGAGCAACCGAATTTTACCTTTTAGCTGCTATGTCCTTTGATCGCTACGCTGCCATTTGCAAACCGCTACATTATACGACTCTAATGAGCAGAAGACTCTGCATTCAACTCGTCCTATGTTCCTGGTTCTCTGGCTTTTTAGTTGTCATTGTGCCCCATATAATGACTCTCCAGCTGCCTTTCTGCGCCTCCAACGTCATCAATCATTATTGCTGTGACTATACGGTACTGCTGCATTTATCCTGTTCAGACACTCGTTTCATAGAAGTGATTGAGTTTGTCCTTGCTGCCGTTACCCTCATCCTCACCTTGATGCTGGTGATTCTTTCCTATATATACATTATCAGGACAATTCTGAGAATCCCATCTgctcaacaaagaaaaaaagctttttctACATGTTCTTCTCACATGATTGTGGTCTCACTTTCTTATGGAAGCTGTATCTTCATGTATATAAATCCCTCTGTGGAGGATGCTGCAACTTTTAATAAGGGAGTGGCTGTGTTAAATACCTCAGTTGCCCCTCTCTTGAACCCTTTCATCTATACACTAAGGAACAAGCAAGTGAAAATAGCCTTCAAACATTTGGTCAGTAAGATAATAACCTTTTCAAGAAAGTAA